The following proteins come from a genomic window of Pseudomonas sp. WJP1:
- a CDS encoding carbonic anhydrase: MQALIDGFLKFQKDVFPQRTDLFKHLATTQHPGTLFITCSDSRVVPELLTQQEPGELFVIRNAGNIVPSYSPHPGGVSATVEYAVAVLGVTDIVICGHSDCGAMTAVAKCKCMDHLPAVSGWLQHAESAKVINESRPHADEAAKVSSMVRENVIAQLANIQTHPSVRLAQEKGLLNLHGWVYDIETGSIDALDAGSRTFVSLAEHPTTCAVHGKAVEAA; the protein is encoded by the coding sequence ATGCAAGCGCTCATCGATGGTTTCCTGAAGTTCCAGAAGGACGTCTTTCCGCAACGCACCGACCTGTTCAAACACCTGGCCACCACGCAACACCCCGGCACCTTGTTCATCACCTGTTCCGACAGCCGTGTCGTGCCGGAACTGCTGACCCAGCAAGAACCCGGCGAGCTGTTCGTCATCCGTAACGCCGGCAACATCGTGCCCTCCTACAGCCCCCATCCGGGCGGTGTGTCGGCCACGGTGGAATACGCGGTCGCCGTGCTGGGCGTGACCGACATCGTGATCTGCGGGCATTCCGACTGCGGTGCGATGACGGCGGTGGCCAAGTGCAAATGCATGGACCACCTGCCCGCCGTCAGCGGCTGGTTGCAACACGCCGAGTCGGCCAAGGTGATCAACGAATCGCGACCCCACGCGGATGAGGCGGCCAAAGTCAGTTCGATGGTGCGTGAGAACGTCATCGCGCAACTGGCCAACATCCAGACCCACCCGAGCGTGCGCCTGGCCCAGGAGAAAGGCCTGTTGAACCTGCATGGATGGGTGTATGACATCGAGACCGGCTCGATCGATGCCCTGGATGCCGGCAGCCGCACGTTCGTGTCGCTGGCCGAGCACCCGACGACTTGCGCCGTGCATGGCAAAGCCGTCGAGGCTGCCTGA
- the cynS gene encoding cyanase produces MQQSHAYNDPSLALTTEVLDAKARKNLSWQDLAEGTGLGLAYVTAALLGQHPLPESAAKVIGGKLDLDADAIARLQIIPLRGSLSGIPTDPTIYRFYEMIQIYGTTLKALVHEQFGDGIISAINFKLDMKKVEDPEGGHRAVITLDGKFLPLRPF; encoded by the coding sequence ATGCAACAGTCCCACGCCTACAACGATCCCAGCCTGGCCCTGACCACTGAAGTACTGGATGCCAAGGCACGTAAAAACCTGTCCTGGCAGGACCTGGCTGAAGGCACCGGCCTTGGCCTGGCCTACGTCACCGCTGCCCTGCTCGGCCAGCACCCGCTGCCGGAAAGTGCCGCCAAGGTGATTGGCGGGAAACTTGACCTGGACGCCGACGCCATCGCTCGCCTGCAGATCATTCCGCTGCGCGGCAGCCTCTCGGGTATCCCGACCGACCCGACCATCTACCGCTTCTACGAAATGATCCAGATCTACGGCACGACGTTGAAGGCCCTGGTCCATGAACAGTTCGGCGACGGCATCATCAGCGCGATCAACTTCAAGCTGGACATGAAGAAAGTCGAAGACCCGGAAGGCGGTCACCGCGCCGTGATCACCCTCGACGGCAAGTTCCTGCCGCTGCGCCCTTTTTAA
- the cynR gene encoding transcriptional regulator CynR, producing MLLRHLRYLLAVADHGGFTRAAEALHVSQPTLSQQIRQLEETLGVNLFDRTSRTVKPTDAGEAYIECARRVLVELEAGKRALHDVKDLSRGTLRLAMTPTFMAYLAGPLVRDYVARYPNIHLQIFELSMADIEAGLADDSLDIAIAFDQVRNADIESIPAFTETLGLMVGRAHPLYESQAALSAQEMAQLEFALLTADFITRTCIDEYFVTAQITPKVLIEVNSVNTLLEVIQHTAIATILPEPIATSERALRRIPLVGEGPKRGAALLRRKNNYHSAASVAFMDLLLGTEFS from the coding sequence GTGCTGCTGCGTCATCTGCGTTATTTGCTGGCCGTCGCCGACCACGGCGGCTTCACCCGCGCCGCCGAGGCGCTGCACGTTTCCCAACCGACCCTGTCGCAACAGATCCGGCAACTGGAGGAAACCCTCGGCGTCAACCTGTTCGACCGCACCTCGCGCACGGTCAAGCCCACTGACGCGGGCGAGGCCTATATCGAATGCGCCCGCCGGGTCCTGGTGGAACTTGAGGCGGGCAAGCGGGCGCTGCATGACGTGAAGGACCTGTCCCGTGGCACCTTGCGCCTGGCCATGACGCCCACCTTCATGGCCTATCTGGCAGGGCCGTTAGTGCGCGATTACGTGGCGCGGTACCCGAACATCCATCTGCAGATTTTCGAGTTGTCGATGGCCGACATCGAGGCGGGGCTGGCGGATGATTCGCTGGACATCGCGATTGCGTTCGATCAGGTGAGAAATGCCGACATCGAATCGATCCCGGCGTTTACCGAAACCCTGGGGCTGATGGTGGGCAGGGCTCACCCCCTGTATGAAAGCCAGGCTGCGTTGAGCGCACAAGAAATGGCACAGTTGGAGTTTGCGCTGTTGACCGCGGACTTCATCACCCGTACCTGCATTGATGAGTACTTCGTCACCGCGCAGATCACGCCCAAGGTGCTCATTGAGGTCAACTCGGTCAACACCTTGCTGGAAGTCATACAGCACACCGCCATTGCCACGATCCTCCCGGAACCTATTGCCACTTCAGAGCGTGCGTTGCGCAGGATTCCGTTGGTGGGTGAGGGGCCCAAACGCGGGGCAGCGCTGCTTCGACGCAAGAACAATTATCACAGTGCGGCGTCGGTGGCGTTCATGGATCTGCTGTTGGGAACTGAGTTCTCATGA
- the nspC gene encoding carboxynorspermidine decarboxylase: protein MIKTPYYLIDKQKLLGNMEKIAYVREQSGAKALLALKCFATWSVFDLMQQYMDGTTSSSLYELKLGRQKFAGETHAYSVAWADDEIEEMLDNCDKIIFNSIGQLQRYTEASEGKVRGLRVNPQVSSSDYLLADPARPFSRLGEWDPEKIEQVIEQISGFMFHNNCENGDFGLFDAMLCTIEERFGHLLHKVEWVSLGGGIHFTGEGYALDEFCARLKAFSQKYGVQVYLEPGEAAITQSASLEVTVLDTLYNGKHLAVVDSSIEAHMLDLLIYRLNAKLAPSEGEHTYMVCGKSCLAGDIFGEYQFDRPLAIGDRLSFVDAAGYTMVKKNWFNGLKMPSIVVKQLDGSVEVVREFGYNDYMSSLS, encoded by the coding sequence ATGATCAAAACGCCGTACTACCTCATCGACAAGCAAAAGCTGCTGGGCAACATGGAAAAGATTGCCTACGTGCGCGAGCAGTCCGGGGCCAAGGCCCTGCTGGCACTCAAGTGCTTCGCCACCTGGTCGGTGTTCGACCTGATGCAGCAGTACATGGACGGCACCACGTCGTCGTCGCTGTACGAGCTCAAGCTCGGCCGGCAGAAGTTCGCGGGCGAGACTCACGCCTACAGCGTCGCCTGGGCCGATGACGAAATCGAGGAGATGCTCGACAACTGCGACAAGATCATCTTCAACTCCATCGGCCAGCTACAGCGCTACACTGAAGCATCTGAAGGCAAGGTCCGTGGATTGCGGGTCAACCCGCAGGTGAGCAGCTCCGATTACCTGCTGGCCGACCCGGCACGGCCGTTCAGCCGCCTGGGTGAGTGGGATCCGGAAAAGATCGAGCAGGTCATCGAGCAGATTTCCGGCTTCATGTTCCACAACAACTGCGAGAACGGCGATTTCGGCCTGTTCGATGCAATGTTGTGCACCATCGAAGAGCGTTTCGGCCATCTGCTGCACAAGGTCGAGTGGGTCAGCCTGGGTGGCGGTATCCACTTCACCGGCGAAGGCTACGCGCTGGATGAGTTCTGCGCGCGCCTCAAGGCGTTCTCGCAAAAGTACGGCGTACAGGTTTACCTGGAGCCGGGCGAAGCGGCCATCACCCAGAGTGCGTCGCTGGAAGTCACCGTGCTTGACACCCTCTACAACGGCAAGCACCTGGCGGTCGTGGACAGCTCCATCGAAGCGCACATGCTCGACCTGCTGATCTACCGCCTGAATGCCAAGCTGGCCCCGAGCGAGGGTGAGCACACCTACATGGTGTGCGGCAAATCCTGCCTGGCCGGCGACATTTTCGGTGAATACCAGTTCGATCGCCCGCTGGCCATCGGTGACCGCCTGTCGTTCGTCGACGCTGCGGGCTACACCATGGTCAAGAAGAACTGGTTCAACGGGCTGAAAATGCCGTCCATCGTAGTGAAACAACTCGACGGTAGTGTCGAGGTGGTTCGTGAGTTCGGTTACAACGACTATATGTCCAGCCTCTCGTAA
- a CDS encoding saccharopine dehydrogenase family protein translates to MKKNVLIIGAGGVAKVVAHKCAQHNDELGRIAIASRNISKCQAIIDSVKAKGSLKQPAEIKAFTLNALDVEATKTLIRETESQIVINVGSAFLNMSVLRACIDTGVAYLDTAIHEEPGKICETPPWYGNYEWKHLEECQQKNVTAILGVGFDPGVVNAYAALAQQQYFDRIDSIDILDVNAGSHGKYFATNFDPEINFREFTGQVWSWQDSQWTSNTMFEVKRTDDLPVVGSQNLYLTGHDEVHSLSKNLGVPNVRFWMSFGEHYINVFTVLKNLGLLSEQPVKTAEGLEVVPLKVVKAVLPDPSSLAPGYTGKTCIGDLVKGTKDGQPREVFIYNVADHEEAFAETDSQGISYTAGVPPVAAALLVARGEWDVQRMVNVEELPAEPFLKALDVMGLPTRIKDEHGDRAWDCKA, encoded by the coding sequence TTGAAGAAGAACGTACTTATCATTGGTGCAGGAGGTGTCGCCAAGGTGGTGGCCCACAAGTGCGCGCAGCACAACGACGAACTCGGTCGTATTGCTATCGCGTCGCGCAACATCTCCAAATGCCAGGCCATCATCGACAGCGTCAAGGCCAAGGGCAGCCTCAAACAGCCCGCTGAAATCAAGGCATTCACCCTCAATGCCCTGGACGTCGAGGCGACCAAGACGCTGATTCGCGAAACCGAATCGCAGATCGTCATCAACGTCGGTTCCGCTTTCCTCAACATGTCGGTGCTGCGTGCCTGCATCGATACCGGCGTGGCCTACCTGGACACCGCCATTCACGAAGAGCCGGGCAAGATCTGCGAGACGCCGCCCTGGTATGGCAACTACGAGTGGAAGCACCTCGAGGAATGCCAGCAGAAGAACGTCACCGCCATCCTCGGCGTGGGCTTCGACCCGGGTGTGGTCAATGCCTATGCGGCACTGGCCCAGCAACAGTATTTCGACCGCATTGATTCGATCGACATTCTCGACGTCAATGCCGGTTCCCATGGCAAATATTTCGCCACCAATTTCGATCCGGAAATCAATTTCCGCGAGTTCACCGGGCAGGTGTGGAGCTGGCAGGACAGCCAGTGGACCAGCAACACCATGTTCGAAGTCAAGCGCACCGACGACCTGCCGGTAGTCGGTTCGCAGAACCTGTACCTGACCGGTCACGATGAAGTGCACTCGCTGTCGAAGAACCTCGGCGTGCCCAACGTGCGTTTCTGGATGAGCTTCGGCGAGCACTACATCAATGTGTTCACCGTGCTCAAGAACCTCGGCCTGCTCTCCGAGCAACCGGTCAAGACCGCCGAGGGCCTGGAAGTCGTGCCACTCAAGGTGGTCAAGGCCGTGCTGCCTGATCCAAGCTCGCTGGCACCGGGCTACACCGGCAAGACCTGCATCGGTGACCTGGTCAAGGGCACCAAGGACGGCCAGCCGCGCGAAGTGTTCATCTACAACGTAGCGGACCACGAGGAAGCCTTTGCCGAAACCGACAGCCAGGGCATTTCCTATACCGCCGGTGTTCCACCGGTGGCTGCAGCCCTGCTGGTAGCCCGCGGCGAATGGGACGTGCAGCGCATGGTCAACGTCGAGGAGCTGCCAGCCGAGCCGTTCCTCAAGGCGCTGGACGTGATGGGCCTGCCGACCCGCATCAAGGACGAGCACGGCGACCGTGCCTGGGACTGCAAAGCCTGA
- a CDS encoding aldehyde dehydrogenase family protein: MTNISSLTHAISINPATGEQIGHYPFESAAALDAALSRSASGYRAWRRVPLAQRAQRLIALGQALRDNAQAMATMITLEMGKPIAQARGEIEKCAQLCAWYAEHGPAMLSAEPTLVEGGKARIEYRPLGPILAVMPWNFPIWQVLRGAVPTLLAGNTYVLKHAPNVMGSAYLLLDAFKQAGFAEGVFEVINVTPDGVSTAIADPRIAAVTLTGSVRAGMAIGAQAGAALKKCVLELGGSDPFIVLNDANLDDAVKAAVIGRYQNTGQVCAAAKRLIVEQGIVEEFTRRFVEATRKLVVGDPLSAETYIGPMARFDLRDELDQQVRDTLEEGASLLLGGMKAQGSGNFYEPTVLAGVTDQMTSFKQELFGPVASIITARDAAHALELANDSEFGLAATVYTGNVELAEQMASELETGGVFINGYCASDPRVTFGGVKKSGFGRELSHFGVREFCNAQTVWLDRH, translated from the coding sequence ATGACCAACATATCCAGCCTTACCCACGCCATTTCGATCAACCCGGCCACCGGTGAACAGATCGGCCACTACCCTTTCGAATCCGCAGCGGCACTGGACGCCGCCCTGTCGCGTTCCGCCAGCGGGTACCGTGCCTGGCGCCGCGTACCTCTTGCACAACGCGCACAGCGCTTGATTGCCCTGGGCCAAGCCTTGCGCGACAACGCACAAGCCATGGCCACCATGATCACCCTTGAAATGGGCAAGCCGATCGCCCAGGCCCGCGGTGAAATTGAAAAATGTGCGCAGCTCTGCGCCTGGTATGCCGAACACGGCCCCGCCATGTTGAGCGCTGAACCGACCCTGGTCGAAGGCGGCAAGGCACGCATCGAATATCGCCCGCTGGGGCCGATTCTCGCGGTCATGCCGTGGAACTTCCCGATCTGGCAAGTGCTGCGCGGTGCGGTGCCGACGCTACTTGCTGGCAACACCTACGTGCTCAAGCACGCGCCAAACGTCATGGGCAGCGCCTACCTGCTGCTGGATGCCTTCAAGCAGGCGGGCTTTGCCGAAGGCGTCTTCGAGGTCATCAACGTCACTCCGGACGGTGTTTCCACGGCGATTGCCGACCCGCGCATCGCCGCTGTCACCCTGACCGGCAGCGTGCGAGCCGGCATGGCAATCGGCGCCCAGGCTGGCGCGGCGCTGAAGAAGTGCGTGCTGGAGCTGGGCGGTTCCGATCCGTTCATCGTGCTCAATGATGCCAACCTCGACGACGCCGTCAAAGCGGCCGTGATCGGTCGTTACCAGAACACCGGGCAGGTCTGTGCGGCGGCCAAGCGGCTGATCGTCGAGCAAGGAATAGTCGAAGAATTCACCCGGCGGTTTGTCGAGGCCACGCGCAAACTGGTGGTCGGCGATCCACTGTCCGCCGAGACGTACATCGGCCCGATGGCCCGCTTCGATCTGCGCGATGAACTGGATCAACAGGTGCGTGACACCCTGGAGGAAGGCGCGAGCTTGTTGCTGGGTGGCATGAAGGCCCAAGGCTCGGGCAACTTCTATGAGCCTACGGTGCTGGCCGGTGTCACTGACCAGATGACTTCATTCAAACAGGAACTGTTTGGCCCGGTCGCTTCGATCATTACCGCCCGCGACGCCGCGCATGCGCTGGAACTGGCGAACGACAGTGAGTTCGGCCTGGCGGCCACCGTCTACACCGGCAATGTCGAGCTGGCTGAGCAGATGGCCAGTGAACTGGAAACCGGCGGGGTATTCATCAACGGCTACTGCGCCAGTGACCCGCGCGTGACCTTCGGTGGCGTGAAGAAAAGCGGATTCGGTCGCGAGCTGTCGCACTTCGGCGTGCGCGAATTCTGCAATGCGCAGACGGTGTGGCTGGATCGCCACTGA
- the ptrR gene encoding putrescine utilization regulator PtrR: MDLVQLEIFKAVAEHGSISVAAQHIHRVPSNLTTRIKQLEQDLGVDLFIREKSRLRLSPAGWSFLDYARRILDLVQEARATVAGEEPQGTFPLGSLESTAAVRIPELLAAYNQQYAKVELDLSTGPSGTMIDGVLAGRLTAAFVDGPVLHPALEGVPAFEEEMVLIAPLNHSPIHRAQDVNGENIYAFRSNCSYRHHFESWFTKDAAVPGKIFEMESYHGMLACVSAGAGLALMPRSMLQSMPGCSTVSVWPLSESFRYLRTWLVWRRGTVSQSLTMFVRLLEERCEAINQVSRGEGA; encoded by the coding sequence GTGGATCTGGTTCAGCTCGAGATTTTCAAGGCTGTCGCCGAGCACGGCAGCATCAGCGTGGCCGCGCAGCACATCCATCGGGTGCCTTCGAACCTGACCACGCGGATCAAGCAACTGGAACAGGATTTGGGCGTCGACCTGTTCATCCGCGAAAAAAGCCGCCTGCGCCTTTCGCCGGCCGGCTGGAGTTTCCTCGACTACGCCCGGCGGATTCTCGACCTGGTCCAGGAAGCCCGCGCCACGGTAGCCGGTGAAGAACCCCAGGGCACATTTCCCCTGGGATCGCTGGAGAGCACCGCGGCGGTGCGGATTCCCGAACTGTTGGCGGCCTATAACCAGCAGTACGCCAAGGTCGAACTGGACCTGTCCACCGGACCTTCCGGGACCATGATCGACGGGGTGCTGGCAGGCCGCCTGACCGCCGCGTTTGTCGATGGCCCGGTGCTGCACCCGGCGCTGGAGGGCGTGCCGGCATTCGAAGAAGAAATGGTGCTGATTGCGCCACTCAACCACAGCCCGATCCATCGCGCGCAGGACGTGAACGGCGAAAACATCTATGCCTTCCGCTCCAACTGCTCGTACCGCCACCACTTCGAAAGCTGGTTCACCAAGGACGCGGCAGTGCCGGGCAAGATCTTTGAAATGGAGTCCTATCACGGCATGCTCGCCTGCGTCAGCGCGGGCGCCGGCCTGGCCCTGATGCCTCGCAGCATGCTGCAGAGCATGCCCGGCTGCAGCACGGTCAGCGTATGGCCGTTGTCCGAGTCCTTCCGTTATTTGCGCACCTGGCTGGTATGGCGCAGGGGCACGGTGTCGCAGAGCCTGACCATGTTCGTGCGCTTGCTGGAGGAGCGCTGTGAAGCAATAAATCAGGTGAGTAGAGGGGAGGGGGCATAG
- a CDS encoding LysR family transcriptional regulator: MDQTLDLSFFYLLANKGSLAATARELGVTPPAVSKRLTALEARLGTRLVNRTTRSMSLTSEGELYFSHAARILTQINELEQLVSSSRATPKGLIRVNASLGFGRRYIGPALAAFFAQYPEVEIQLEISDHPLDLATHGFDLGIRFGTLPDAAFHARKIASNRRLLCASPLYLEKYGTPKKLAELQDHNCIFIRQNESPYGVWSFNNGGRKDNIKVHGALGCNDGEVALNWALDGFGILLRAEWDIARYVRSGRLRLVLEDQTPTRADVYAVYPQQLHLSARVRCLIDFLIERFKHIDNIEDN; encoded by the coding sequence ATGGACCAGACCCTGGATTTGTCTTTTTTCTACCTGCTGGCCAACAAAGGCAGCCTGGCAGCCACAGCCCGAGAGCTGGGTGTCACGCCGCCGGCCGTGAGCAAACGCCTGACCGCCCTTGAGGCACGGCTCGGCACACGCCTGGTCAATCGCACCACGCGGTCGATGAGCCTGACATCGGAAGGCGAGCTGTATTTCTCCCACGCCGCGCGGATCCTCACCCAGATCAACGAGCTTGAGCAGTTGGTCAGCAGCAGCCGCGCCACCCCCAAGGGGCTGATCCGGGTCAATGCCTCCCTGGGCTTTGGCCGGCGCTACATCGGCCCTGCCCTGGCGGCGTTCTTCGCGCAATACCCAGAGGTGGAGATACAGCTGGAAATCAGCGACCACCCGCTGGATCTGGCGACCCACGGATTCGATTTGGGCATACGTTTCGGCACCCTGCCGGACGCCGCCTTCCATGCGCGCAAGATCGCCTCCAACCGCCGCCTGTTGTGTGCCTCGCCGCTCTACCTGGAAAAATACGGCACGCCAAAAAAGCTCGCCGAGTTGCAGGATCACAACTGCATTTTCATCCGCCAGAATGAGTCACCCTATGGGGTCTGGAGCTTCAACAACGGCGGGCGAAAGGACAACATCAAGGTGCATGGCGCCTTGGGTTGCAACGATGGCGAGGTGGCGCTGAACTGGGCGCTGGATGGCTTTGGCATATTGCTGCGGGCCGAATGGGACATCGCACGTTATGTGCGCAGCGGCCGCTTGCGCCTGGTGCTGGAAGACCAGACCCCCACCCGCGCGGACGTGTATGCGGTCTATCCGCAACAGCTGCATTTATCGGCGAGAGTGCGCTGCCTGATCGACTTTCTGATCGAACGCTTCAAGCACATCGATAACATTGAGGACAACTAG
- a CDS encoding tartrate dehydrogenase — protein MSAYKIAAVPGDGIGVEVIAAGVEVLQALSKKSGFELDFKHFDWNSDNYLKNGYYIPEGGLEELKTFDAIFFGAVGALNVPDHISLWGLRLPICQGFDQYANVRPARVLPGVKSPLHNGDQIDWVVVRENSEGEYSGNGGRVHRGLPEEVATEVSVFTRAGVERIHRFAFELAQSRPRKHLTMVTKSNAQRHGMVLWDEIFYEVAKDFPDVKIDKELVDAVTTRMVLKPSTLDVIVATNLHADILSDLAAALSGSLGIAPTANLNPSRKFPSMFEPIHGSAFDITGKGVANPIATFWTAAMMLEHLGEPAAAKQLMSAIEAVTESGLHTPDLGGTATTRQITEAIIALINR, from the coding sequence ATGAGCGCATACAAAATTGCTGCGGTTCCAGGTGACGGCATCGGTGTTGAAGTGATCGCAGCGGGTGTCGAGGTGCTGCAGGCCCTGTCGAAAAAGTCCGGCTTCGAACTGGATTTCAAACACTTCGACTGGAACTCGGACAACTACCTGAAAAACGGTTACTACATCCCCGAAGGCGGGCTGGAAGAACTGAAAACCTTCGACGCGATTTTCTTCGGCGCCGTCGGTGCGCTCAACGTACCTGACCATATTTCCCTGTGGGGCCTGCGCCTGCCGATCTGCCAGGGCTTCGATCAATACGCCAACGTGCGTCCGGCGCGCGTGCTGCCGGGGGTGAAAAGCCCGCTGCACAACGGCGACCAGATCGACTGGGTGGTGGTGCGTGAAAACTCCGAGGGCGAATACTCCGGCAACGGCGGTCGCGTGCACCGGGGCTTGCCGGAAGAAGTCGCCACCGAGGTCTCGGTATTCACCCGTGCCGGGGTGGAGCGCATCCATCGCTTCGCTTTCGAACTGGCGCAAAGCCGGCCACGCAAGCACCTGACCATGGTCACCAAGTCCAACGCCCAGCGTCATGGCATGGTGTTGTGGGACGAGATCTTCTACGAGGTTGCCAAGGACTTCCCAGACGTGAAGATCGACAAGGAACTGGTGGATGCAGTGACCACGCGCATGGTGCTCAAGCCGTCGACACTGGACGTGATCGTCGCCACCAACCTGCACGCCGATATCCTCTCCGACCTGGCGGCCGCGCTGTCCGGCAGCCTGGGCATCGCGCCGACCGCCAACCTCAACCCTTCGCGCAAATTCCCCTCGATGTTCGAACCGATCCACGGCTCGGCCTTCGACATCACCGGCAAAGGGGTCGCCAACCCGATCGCGACCTTCTGGACGGCGGCGATGATGCTCGAACACCTGGGCGAACCCGCTGCGGCCAAGCAGCTGATGTCGGCCATCGAAGCCGTGACTGAAAGCGGCCTGCATACCCCGGACCTGGGCGGTACCGCCACCACCCGACAGATCACCGAGGCCATCATCGCCTTGATCAACCGCTGA
- a CDS encoding dicarboxylate/amino acid:cation symporter, whose product MKRIFGKLYVQVLIAVILGAIVGVFIPETGTALKPLGDAFIKLIKMLLAPVIFLTVVTGIAKMENMKELGRVGFRALIYFEVVSTLALVVGLVVVDVFKPGAGMNIDVATLDTSSLATYTTAVKHASFMDFIMNIIPDTIVDAFAKGNVLQILLFSILLGVALAYVGPRGKVFVDTLDSLMQGMFRIVNMVMRLAPIGAFGAIAFTIGKYGFGSLFSLGKLMACVYLTCAVFVIFVLGPICRYSGFSLWKFLKFIKEELFTVLGTSSSESVLPQMIAKMEKAGVSKPVAGMIIPSGLTFNPDGQAIYYTIAAIFIAQATNTPLTLTDQLIVLAVLMFTSKGSAGVTGSGFIILAATLSSLGTIPVAGMVLLLGVDRFMSEARAITNTIGNGVGTMAIAKWVGALDTVKMHKALNGDAEDKTPEAAPAESAAVAPSLAINPLRANMEKATRA is encoded by the coding sequence ATGAAAAGAATATTTGGCAAACTCTACGTACAAGTGCTCATCGCCGTCATTCTCGGCGCCATCGTCGGGGTGTTCATTCCCGAGACCGGCACTGCGCTCAAACCCTTGGGCGATGCGTTCATCAAACTGATCAAGATGCTCCTGGCCCCGGTGATCTTCCTGACCGTGGTCACCGGCATCGCCAAGATGGAGAACATGAAGGAGCTGGGGCGCGTCGGGTTTCGCGCGTTGATTTATTTCGAAGTGGTGTCCACCCTGGCCCTGGTGGTCGGGCTGGTGGTGGTCGATGTCTTCAAGCCTGGCGCCGGCATGAACATCGATGTCGCCACCCTCGACACTTCAAGCCTCGCCACCTATACCACCGCGGTCAAGCACGCCTCGTTCATGGACTTCATCATGAACATCATTCCCGACACCATTGTCGACGCCTTTGCCAAGGGCAATGTCCTGCAGATCCTGCTGTTCTCGATACTGCTCGGTGTCGCGCTGGCGTATGTGGGGCCACGCGGAAAAGTCTTCGTCGACACCCTCGATAGCCTGATGCAGGGCATGTTCCGCATCGTCAACATGGTCATGCGCCTGGCGCCCATCGGTGCCTTCGGCGCCATCGCGTTCACCATCGGCAAGTACGGCTTCGGCTCGCTGTTCTCCCTTGGCAAACTGATGGCCTGCGTCTACCTGACCTGCGCGGTGTTCGTGATCTTTGTGCTGGGGCCGATCTGCCGCTACAGCGGTTTCAGCCTGTGGAAGTTCCTCAAGTTCATCAAGGAAGAACTGTTCACCGTGCTCGGCACCAGCTCTTCGGAGTCGGTGTTGCCGCAGATGATCGCCAAGATGGAAAAGGCCGGCGTTTCCAAGCCCGTGGCCGGGATGATCATTCCCTCGGGCTTGACCTTCAACCCGGACGGCCAGGCGATTTACTACACCATCGCCGCGATCTTCATCGCCCAGGCCACCAACACACCACTGACCCTGACGGATCAGTTGATCGTGCTGGCGGTGTTGATGTTCACCTCCAAAGGCTCGGCGGGCGTCACCGGCTCAGGCTTCATCATCCTGGCGGCCACGCTCTCGTCACTCGGCACGATTCCGGTGGCGGGCATGGTGTTGCTGCTGGGGGTCGACCGGTTCATGTCGGAAGCGCGGGCGATCACCAACACCATCGGCAATGGCGTGGGCACCATGGCCATCGCCAAATGGGTCGGAGCGCTGGACACGGTAAAAATGCACAAGGCCCTCAATGGCGACGCCGAAGACAAAACGCCAGAGGCCGCGCCGGCAGAGAGTGCCGCCGTGGCGCCATCGTTAGCCATCAACCCTTTGCGCGCGAATATGGAGAAAGCCACGAGGGCGTAA
- a CDS encoding GNAT family N-acetyltransferase: protein MQTVKDHNDRAAAAYAAVDGQYWIEALKDGRHVLIRPLAQKDREREYAFIKRLSPESRHMRFLAQVNEPGAALLDQLMDTDNQQRVAFIALAHDNGELVEIGVSRYAATGEHECECAVTVADDWTHLGLGLLLMAHLIKAARRNGYHQMYSVDAASNIPMRDLAKVLHFETYNDPQDSRQVIHRLYL, encoded by the coding sequence ATGCAAACCGTCAAAGACCACAATGATCGGGCCGCGGCCGCCTACGCCGCCGTCGACGGCCAATACTGGATCGAAGCGCTCAAGGATGGCCGCCATGTGCTGATCCGGCCGCTGGCGCAAAAGGATCGTGAGCGTGAATATGCTTTCATCAAGCGCCTGTCTCCCGAATCCCGGCACATGCGCTTTCTCGCGCAGGTCAACGAGCCTGGCGCGGCGCTGCTCGACCAGTTGATGGACACCGACAACCAACAGCGCGTGGCCTTCATCGCCCTGGCCCACGACAACGGTGAACTGGTCGAGATCGGCGTCAGTCGTTATGCGGCCACCGGCGAACATGAATGTGAATGCGCCGTCACGGTTGCCGATGACTGGACGCATCTGGGCCTGGGCCTATTGCTGATGGCGCATTTGATCAAGGCCGCCCGCCGCAACGGTTATCACCAGATGTATTCGGTGGATGCCGCCAGCAATATTCCGATGCGCGACCTGGCCAAGGTGCTGCACTTCGAGACGTACAATGATCCCCAGGACAGCCGCCAGGTCATCCATCGTCTTTACCTGTAA